The following proteins are encoded in a genomic region of Neovison vison isolate M4711 chromosome 12, ASM_NN_V1, whole genome shotgun sequence:
- the STYK1 gene encoding tyrosine-protein kinase STYK1: MARILLECSLSDKLCVVREQQYEIIIIPTILVGIFLILLAVILWLFIRGQRAQQQSPGIRGIGPVPPSRGLSWEAAGHGGSVFVPLKETSVESLLRTTTHALAKLQVPREQLSEVLEQIHNGSCGTIYRTKMYTGDPAKPKSVVLKALEEPTGLQEVQDFLGRVQFYQYLGKHRNLVQLEGCCTEKLPLYMVLEDVAQGDLLSFLWTCRRDVMTMDGLLYDLTEKQVYHIGRQVLLALEFLQDKHLFHGDVAARNILIQSDLTAKLCGLGLAYEVHARGAIPATHSVPLKWLAPERLLLRPAGIRGDVWSFGILLYEMVTLGAPPYPEVPPTSILQYLQRRKIMKRPSSCTHTMYGLMKSCWRWNEESRPSLRELRSRVEIATRIADDKAVLQVPELVVPELYAAVAGISVDSLSYSYSIL, translated from the exons ATGGCACGAATACTGCTGGAATGCAGTCTCAGTGACAAGCTGTGTG TTGTCCGGGAGCAGCAGTACGAGATTATCATCATCCCAACCATCCTGGTtggcatcttccttatccttcttGCCGTCATCCTGTGGCTTTTTATCAGAGGTCAAAGAGCTCAACAACAGTCTCCTGGAATCCGAG GAATTGGCCCTGTGCCTCCATCTAGGGGCCTAAGCTGGGAGGCGGCAGGGCATGGAGGAAGTGTGTTTGTGCCACTTAAGGAGACCTCGGTGGAGAGCCTCCTACGGACTACCACTCATGCTTTGGCTAAGCTGCAGGTGCCCCGGGAGCAACTCTCTGAAGTTCTGGAGCAGATCCACAATGGTAGTTGTGGAACCATCTATCGAACCAAGATGTACACGGGGGACCCTGCTAAGCCAAAGAGTGTTGTCCTCAAGGCTTTGGAAG AACCGACTGGGCTCCAGGAGGTACAGGATTTCTTAGGGCGAGTCCAATTCTATCAGTACCTGGGGAAGCACAGGAACCTGGTGCAGCTGGAAGGCTGCTGCACGGAGAAGCTGCCGCTCTATATGGTGCTGGAGGATGTGGCCCAAGGGGACCTGCTCAGCTTTCTCTGGACCTGTCGGCGG gATGTAATGACCATGGATGGCCTTCTCTATGATCTCACAGAAAAACAAGTCTATCACATTGGGAGGCAGGTCCTCCTGGCTTTG GAATTTCTCCAGGATAAGCATCTGTTCCATGGGGATGTAGCAGCTAGGAATATCCTGATCCAAAGTGATCTTACTGCCAAACTCTGTGGACTGGGCCTGGCTTATGAAGTCCATGCCCGAGGGGCCATTCCAGCTACTCACTCTGTGCCTCTCAAGTGGCTTGCCCCAGAACGGCTTCTGCTGAGACCAGCTGGCATCAGAGGAGATGT CTGGTCCTTTGGGATCCTGCTTTATGAGATGGTGACTCTAG GGGCACCACCATATCCTGAAGTCCCTCCTACGAGCATCTTACAATATCTCCAAAGAAGGAAGATCATGAAGAGACCCAGTAGTTGCACACATACCAT GTATGGTCTTATGAAGTCTTGCTGGCGCTGGAATGAGGAGAGCCGCCCCTCACTGAGAGAGCTGCGCTCACGCGTAGAAATCGCCACTCGAATTGCAGATGACAAAGCTGTGTTGCAAGTACCTGAGTTAGTGGTGCCTGAACTGTATGCAGCTGTGGCAGGAATCAGTGTGGACAGCCTCTCCTACAGCTACAGCATCCTCTAA